The following coding sequences lie in one Alloacidobacterium dinghuense genomic window:
- a CDS encoding ribonuclease R family protein has protein sequence MTDLELIRHIERSAGQRAGYKQLVREFGLGGGRERRLLLEHLARLTARGDLIKLDRDQWGIPRAAAARDNLVAGRLDLHRDGFGFVRPTDRARSGEDDIFIPPNELNGAMQGDQVLVELAPPRADGRRLGRIARVLTRQNPTVVGAFHYARSERAQGHTVVPFDERMTQPILIPVGQELPLADSATASPHRVLGEEAKRHHFDDLEGLVVDVEITEWPTPTRTARGRVIEVLGDEDAFGVDVEIVIRKHHLPHVFPDNVLKEARETAFLDPEVVASRRDFRDLPIVTIDGETARDFDDAVLVREHADQSFELQVHIADVAHYVQPNTALDLEARLRGNSVYFPDRAIPMLPQELSTNICSLRPHEDRLVLSCLMQIDAHGDVLSYEITEGVIRSARRMTYTQVHAILDGDEAVRSEFTELVPEFERMHRLALILNKKRERRGSIDFDLPEPIIEFDEFGAMKSVTRSERNWAHRLIEEFMLAANECVASWIENLSIDSIYRIHEKPEPRRIVEFEETAATFGYSLGIGNLPVRKFEMKSDRREQRRGGRTARHHEVPEEIPVTPRMYQRLTAKIAGKPEERILSYLMLRSLKQARYSEKNEGHFALAAPCYTHFTSPIRRYPDLIVHRIAKSLLEAGVSGEGRLLAGEPHALRSAPWQEHQARQHLREQESPIPEPELAAISQESSENERRAAEAERELVEWKKAKFMRDRAGEDFSAMILSATKYGLFVELDDLFIEGLIPIQSLGQLDGDYYTYRENTRQIIGERWGRKFTFGQRVRVVLDRVDAVERRLQFSILEDGIREAAPILKGKTVPSTKSAKTDRKQHKQKKVKRSMQQQSPRPKRFSAKKKKRRK, from the coding sequence ATGACCGACCTTGAGCTCATCCGCCATATCGAGCGTTCCGCCGGTCAACGGGCTGGATACAAGCAACTTGTAAGGGAATTCGGCCTCGGAGGCGGCCGCGAGCGCCGCCTGCTGCTCGAACATCTGGCGCGCCTCACCGCCCGCGGAGATCTCATCAAGCTGGATCGCGATCAATGGGGCATTCCGCGCGCCGCCGCTGCCCGCGACAATCTGGTGGCCGGACGCCTTGACCTGCATCGCGACGGCTTCGGATTTGTTCGCCCTACTGACAGGGCAAGAAGCGGCGAAGACGACATTTTTATCCCTCCAAATGAACTGAATGGTGCAATGCAGGGCGATCAGGTCCTGGTTGAACTGGCCCCGCCACGCGCCGATGGCCGCCGGCTGGGACGCATCGCTCGCGTGCTCACGCGCCAGAATCCTACCGTCGTTGGCGCCTTTCACTACGCGCGCAGCGAACGGGCGCAGGGACATACCGTCGTTCCCTTCGACGAGCGCATGACGCAGCCGATTCTCATCCCAGTCGGGCAGGAACTGCCGTTGGCGGATTCGGCAACCGCAAGTCCGCACCGCGTCCTGGGAGAAGAAGCGAAACGGCATCATTTCGACGATCTCGAAGGTCTCGTCGTCGATGTCGAGATTACCGAGTGGCCCACGCCAACGCGAACGGCACGCGGTCGAGTCATCGAGGTGCTGGGCGACGAAGACGCTTTCGGTGTCGATGTCGAGATCGTGATCCGCAAACATCATCTGCCGCATGTTTTTCCCGACAATGTGCTCAAAGAAGCGCGAGAGACAGCCTTCCTCGATCCTGAAGTGGTTGCCAGTCGCCGGGATTTTCGCGATCTTCCCATCGTGACCATCGACGGCGAAACGGCCCGTGACTTTGACGATGCCGTACTGGTGCGCGAACACGCAGACCAGAGCTTCGAACTCCAGGTTCACATTGCCGACGTCGCGCACTATGTTCAGCCGAACACCGCTCTGGATCTCGAAGCGCGCCTTCGCGGCAACTCCGTTTATTTTCCAGACCGCGCCATCCCCATGCTGCCGCAGGAGCTCTCGACAAATATTTGCAGCCTGCGTCCTCATGAAGACCGCCTCGTGCTCTCCTGCCTCATGCAGATTGACGCGCACGGCGACGTCCTCAGCTACGAGATTACCGAGGGCGTTATCCGCTCGGCGCGCCGCATGACCTACACGCAAGTCCATGCGATTCTCGATGGCGATGAAGCTGTTCGCAGCGAGTTCACGGAATTGGTTCCGGAGTTCGAGCGCATGCATCGTCTGGCGCTGATCCTCAACAAAAAGCGCGAACGCCGCGGCTCCATTGACTTCGACCTTCCCGAGCCAATCATCGAATTCGACGAATTCGGCGCGATGAAGAGCGTCACTCGCTCCGAGCGCAACTGGGCGCACCGGCTCATCGAAGAGTTCATGCTCGCCGCCAACGAGTGCGTCGCTTCGTGGATTGAAAATCTCAGTATCGACTCGATCTACCGCATCCACGAAAAGCCCGAGCCACGCCGCATCGTCGAGTTCGAAGAGACCGCAGCGACCTTCGGCTACTCGCTTGGCATCGGCAATTTGCCTGTACGCAAGTTTGAAATGAAATCCGACCGGCGCGAGCAGCGCCGAGGAGGCCGCACAGCGCGCCACCACGAAGTCCCCGAAGAGATCCCCGTAACGCCACGCATGTACCAGCGGTTGACGGCGAAGATCGCAGGCAAACCCGAGGAGCGCATCCTTTCTTACCTGATGCTGAGGTCTTTGAAGCAAGCTCGCTACAGCGAAAAGAACGAAGGCCACTTCGCCCTTGCCGCTCCCTGCTATACGCATTTCACCTCGCCCATCCGCCGCTATCCCGACCTGATCGTGCACCGCATCGCGAAATCCTTGCTGGAGGCCGGTGTCAGCGGCGAAGGCCGGCTTTTGGCTGGTGAGCCGCATGCGCTGCGCTCCGCGCCTTGGCAGGAGCACCAGGCAAGACAGCATCTCCGCGAGCAGGAATCGCCCATCCCGGAACCCGAACTCGCCGCCATTTCGCAGGAATCAAGCGAGAACGAGCGCCGCGCCGCCGAAGCCGAGCGCGAACTGGTCGAGTGGAAAAAAGCCAAGTTCATGCGCGACCGCGCCGGCGAAGACTTCAGCGCCATGATACTGAGCGCCACCAAATACGGTCTTTTTGTCGAGCTGGACGATCTCTTCATCGAGGGCCTGATACCGATCCAGAGCCTCGGCCAACTGGACGGCGACTACTACACCTATCGCGAAAACACCCGCCAGATCATCGGCGAGCGCTGGGGCCGCAAGTTTACCTTCGGCCAGCGCGTCCGCGTCGTTCTCGACCGCGTAGACGCCGTCGAACGCCGCCTGCAATTCTCGATTCTTGAAGACGGCATCAGAGAGGCCGCGCCGATTCTCAAGGGAAAGACTGTTCCGTCCACCAAATCCGCGAAAACGGATAGGAAGCAACATAAACAAAAGAAAGTAAAGCGCAGCATGCAGCAGCAAAGCCCTAGGCCAAAGAGGTTTTCCGCCAAAAAGAAGAAGAGGCGTAAATAA
- a CDS encoding bactofilin family protein: protein MWKPNQTGNSSPTPSEPVRPAAPATPSFEPPSTTRSAAPAAQPASADQATIGKSLIIKGEVTGSESLYIDGKVEGSINLPGNRVTVGRNGQVTANISAREIVVLGKVRGNVNASDRVDIRSEGSLSGDVVAQRISIEDGAFFKGGIDIRKPGNEKSSDAKPNSVAAAQQEKEKATVTV, encoded by the coding sequence ATGTGGAAACCAAATCAGACCGGAAACTCTTCGCCAACCCCGAGCGAGCCAGTTCGGCCGGCCGCCCCCGCAACCCCAAGCTTTGAACCACCCAGCACCACACGCAGCGCTGCTCCGGCCGCTCAACCCGCTTCCGCCGACCAGGCCACCATCGGCAAAAGCTTGATCATTAAGGGTGAAGTTACCGGCTCCGAATCTCTTTACATCGATGGCAAAGTAGAAGGCTCGATCAATCTGCCGGGTAATCGCGTCACTGTGGGCCGTAATGGACAGGTCACTGCAAATATTTCGGCGCGCGAGATTGTCGTTCTCGGCAAAGTTCGCGGGAATGTGAACGCCAGCGATCGCGTCGATATTCGCAGCGAAGGTTCGCTTTCGGGCGATGTAGTTGCGCAACGCATCTCAATTGAGGATGGCGCCTTCTTCAAGGGCGGCATCGACATTCGCAAGCCCGGCAACGAGAAGTCCTCGGATGCCAAGCCGAATTCGGTTGCAGCAGCCCAGCAGGAAAAAGAAAAAGCGACAGTCACTGTCTAG
- a CDS encoding opioid growth factor receptor-related protein — protein MSDKILEFYRGGRDDEGRTLDEILDWPDSELEAVHDFIQWLFPLPERSGANPCAPVLDVITIEDFHRSEDLQQRLRQSFLRMLHFYGLAFEGGAVRQGPDFAARSSNWLSPGNHNHLRLTRMLRSLRLLGLTAESSALFHALAEIYQNNRTRITPRTFQFWENAAEVI, from the coding sequence ATGAGCGACAAGATTCTTGAGTTTTATCGAGGCGGCCGCGATGACGAAGGCCGCACTCTGGATGAAATTCTTGACTGGCCCGACTCGGAATTGGAGGCGGTCCACGATTTCATCCAGTGGCTTTTTCCTCTGCCTGAAAGAAGCGGCGCCAACCCCTGCGCGCCAGTCCTTGATGTAATAACCATCGAGGACTTTCACCGGTCCGAGGATTTACAGCAGCGGCTCAGACAATCGTTTCTGCGCATGCTCCACTTCTACGGGCTGGCCTTTGAGGGAGGAGCCGTAAGACAAGGGCCTGATTTCGCTGCACGATCTTCCAATTGGCTCAGCCCAGGAAACCATAACCATCTGCGCTTGACGCGCATGCTTCGCTCCCTTCGCTTGCTTGGATTAACCGCTGAATCATCTGCCCTCTTCCATGCCTTGGCGGAGATTTACCAGAACAACCGCACTCGCATTACGCCACGCACCTTTCAATTCTGGGAAAATGCTGCCGAGGTAATTTGA
- a CDS encoding YeiH family protein, producing MTKNLFFVGIILAASGLLSPPLALGAGLAYGLLLTHPYPLDSKRLAKFLLQASVVCLGFGMNLGEVIQVGRSGFFYTAVGISFALALGWLLGRLLNVEKTQSFLIAAGTAICGGSAIAALGPVTEANEEEMAVSLGTVFVLNSVALLIFPAIGAAMHLSQTQFGLWSALAIHDTSSVVGAAAKYGAVALAIATTVKLARALWIVPVALLTAAVRKNKTRIQLPWFILYFCIAAVISSYIPQLHAAYSDAYRLGKLGLAVTLFLIGSGISRQTLKEVGVRPMVQGVLLWVVVAGLSLVAIAKGFIHL from the coding sequence ATGACGAAGAACCTATTTTTCGTGGGGATCATCCTTGCAGCCAGCGGACTGCTCTCTCCGCCGTTGGCTCTGGGCGCGGGGCTGGCCTATGGCCTGCTGTTGACGCATCCCTATCCTCTTGACAGCAAGCGGCTGGCAAAATTTCTGCTGCAGGCTTCGGTTGTTTGTCTTGGCTTTGGCATGAATCTCGGTGAAGTGATTCAGGTTGGTCGCTCAGGATTTTTCTACACTGCCGTTGGAATCTCTTTTGCGCTGGCTCTGGGCTGGTTGCTTGGGCGCCTGTTGAATGTCGAGAAAACACAATCTTTCCTTATTGCCGCAGGAACAGCTATCTGTGGAGGCAGTGCGATTGCGGCTCTCGGCCCCGTCACCGAAGCGAATGAGGAAGAGATGGCGGTTTCTCTCGGGACCGTCTTTGTGCTCAACTCAGTAGCACTGCTCATCTTTCCCGCTATCGGCGCGGCGATGCATTTGTCCCAAACACAGTTCGGCTTGTGGTCAGCACTTGCAATTCATGACACCAGTTCGGTTGTTGGCGCGGCCGCCAAGTATGGAGCGGTTGCGCTGGCGATCGCCACTACCGTAAAACTTGCACGCGCGTTGTGGATCGTACCCGTAGCCCTGCTGACGGCAGCGGTGCGAAAGAACAAAACGCGTATCCAACTGCCTTGGTTCATCCTTTATTTCTGTATCGCTGCCGTGATCAGCAGCTACATCCCGCAACTTCACGCCGCATACTCAGACGCTTATCGCCTGGGTAAACTTGGACTTGCCGTCACGCTGTTTCTCATCGGAAGCGGCATCTCGCGTCAGACACTTAAGGAAGTTGGCGTCCGACCCATGGTGCAAGGGGTGCTGCTTTGGGTTGTCGTCGCGGGGCTGTCCCTTGTTGCAATTGCGAAGGGGTTCATCCATCTGTAA
- the pheA gene encoding chorismate mutase: MDIESWRKKIDAIDLQIVALLSDRAVAAQAIGKLKQATDLPVYEPNRERVIFEKVRAANKGPLPDIELVHIYERIIDVMRALQSDELASQRSASAKGKDARTGETGKQS; this comes from the coding sequence ATGGACATTGAAAGCTGGCGCAAAAAGATCGATGCAATCGACCTTCAGATTGTGGCACTCCTCAGCGATCGCGCAGTGGCAGCGCAAGCCATCGGCAAGCTGAAACAGGCAACCGATCTACCCGTGTACGAGCCGAACCGCGAGCGCGTCATTTTCGAGAAAGTGCGCGCAGCCAATAAGGGCCCCCTGCCTGACATTGAGCTGGTGCACATCTATGAGCGCATCATTGATGTGATGCGAGCGCTGCAATCGGATGAATTGGCCTCACAGAGATCTGCGTCCGCCAAAGGAAAGGACGCGCGAACAGGGGAGACAGGAAAGCAATCATGA
- a CDS encoding prephenate dehydrogenase has translation MPIERVAILGTGLIGGSVGMALRQSGFRGTIFGWDRDPAQAAVALSRAAIDVIAEEPLTVASESDLVLLSGPVFSILIYIEQLASILKPHQLVTDVGSVKGVLCQHAAGRYNHSDKPGFLPGHPMAGKEVGGVANADDELFRGAVWLFTKCADHSSMSAEAQAKAAEWRSWVQKFGCRVLDVDPDRHDELCAWVSHLPQFVSTALSALLEEKFPHDEDLRAIGGRALREMTRLGASPYSMWRDIAHTNSEAVAATLLALEQRLTHLREHLKTPELREEFELANRFRLGAPSKP, from the coding sequence ATGCCCATCGAGCGCGTCGCCATTCTCGGCACCGGATTGATCGGCGGTTCGGTGGGAATGGCATTGCGCCAGAGTGGCTTTCGCGGCACCATCTTCGGATGGGACCGCGATCCCGCCCAGGCAGCAGTCGCGTTGAGCCGCGCTGCCATCGATGTGATCGCGGAGGAGCCGCTGACGGTGGCGAGTGAATCCGATCTTGTTCTCCTGAGCGGCCCGGTCTTCAGCATTCTTATTTATATCGAGCAGCTTGCTTCGATCCTGAAGCCGCATCAACTGGTGACCGATGTCGGCAGCGTCAAAGGCGTTCTTTGCCAACACGCCGCTGGCCGCTATAACCATTCCGACAAGCCCGGATTTCTTCCGGGGCATCCGATGGCGGGCAAGGAAGTAGGCGGGGTGGCCAACGCCGATGACGAACTCTTTCGCGGAGCGGTATGGCTGTTTACCAAGTGTGCGGATCACTCCAGCATGTCAGCTGAGGCGCAGGCAAAAGCAGCGGAATGGCGGTCATGGGTGCAGAAATTCGGATGCCGCGTACTGGATGTGGATCCTGATCGGCACGATGAATTGTGCGCCTGGGTCAGCCATCTTCCGCAGTTCGTTTCGACCGCGCTCAGCGCGCTGCTCGAAGAGAAATTTCCGCACGACGAAGACCTGCGCGCGATCGGCGGGCGAGCTTTGCGCGAAATGACGCGGCTTGGGGCCAGTCCCTATTCCATGTGGCGCGATATCGCTCATACGAATTCGGAAGCGGTGGCTGCAACCCTGCTTGCACTCGAACAGCGCCTGACCCATCTGCGCGAGCATTTGAAGACCCCTGAACTTCGGGAGGAATTTGAATTGGCGAATCGGTTTCGCCTGGGCGCTCCGTCCAAGCCGTAA
- a CDS encoding LysR family transcriptional regulator: MENFRLKVFRAVAEQASFRKASESLHLSQPAVSQHIHALEEELGVRLFDRSGARTALTRAGKLLLKYAERSARVLEEARFALAKLDGEISGELRIGASTTVAQYILPRILGAFLKDNPRVTLSVESGNTEEVVALLLRESILLGMIEGPPLSKEVHVEKFLDDRMVLIAPSGHEWAGLNSVPLRSLTEVPLLLRERGSGSRRVVEQALKKAGLPLSQLQIRMELDSTEAIVSGVEAGLGLGFVSEWAIGKALRLGTVISIRTENLEIRRDFTLVRKLGPALEGVGAAFQRFALAQNHVPEALSGSRTRR, translated from the coding sequence ATGGAAAATTTTCGGCTGAAAGTCTTTCGCGCCGTCGCGGAGCAGGCCAGCTTCCGCAAAGCATCCGAATCACTGCATCTGAGCCAGCCGGCTGTAAGCCAGCACATTCACGCCCTGGAAGAAGAACTAGGCGTACGGCTGTTTGACCGCAGCGGAGCACGCACCGCGCTTACGCGGGCTGGCAAGCTGTTGCTCAAATACGCGGAGCGCTCGGCGCGTGTTCTGGAAGAAGCTCGATTCGCGCTGGCAAAGTTGGATGGCGAAATCAGTGGCGAATTGCGCATCGGCGCTTCAACTACAGTCGCACAGTATATTTTGCCGCGAATTCTTGGCGCTTTTCTCAAGGACAATCCCAGAGTCACGCTATCGGTCGAGAGCGGCAATACGGAAGAAGTTGTCGCCTTGCTTCTGCGCGAATCGATTTTGCTGGGCATGATTGAAGGACCTCCTTTGAGCAAGGAGGTGCACGTGGAGAAGTTCCTCGATGACCGGATGGTCTTGATTGCGCCGTCAGGCCATGAATGGGCGGGACTCAACAGTGTGCCTCTGCGAAGCTTGACCGAGGTTCCTTTGCTTCTGCGCGAACGCGGCTCAGGTTCGCGCCGCGTCGTGGAGCAAGCGCTCAAGAAGGCGGGTTTGCCACTGAGCCAGTTACAAATTCGGATGGAGCTGGATTCGACCGAGGCTATCGTTTCCGGGGTTGAAGCGGGCCTTGGCCTTGGATTCGTCTCCGAATGGGCCATCGGCAAGGCGTTGCGCCTGGGTACGGTTATCTCTATCCGCACAGAAAATCTTGAAATTCGCCGCGATTTCACTCTCGTTCGCAAACTTGGTCCTGCGCTCGAAGGCGTTGGCGCTGCATTCCAACGCTTTGCCCTTGCACAAAACCATGTGCCGGAGGCGTTAAGCGGAAGCCGCACGCGGCGATAA
- a CDS encoding oxidative damage protection protein, which translates to MAHMVFCSRYKQELEGLEEAPFDSDFGHKVYHNVSKKAWMEWLEHQKMLLNEYRLQPWTPQAQEFLVEQMERYFFGEGSELPKEYVPPAH; encoded by the coding sequence ATGGCACACATGGTGTTTTGTTCGCGCTACAAGCAAGAGCTGGAGGGACTCGAAGAAGCGCCCTTCGACAGCGACTTCGGGCACAAGGTTTATCACAACGTCTCCAAGAAGGCATGGATGGAGTGGCTGGAGCACCAGAAGATGCTGCTGAATGAATACCGCCTTCAGCCTTGGACCCCGCAAGCGCAGGAATTTCTGGTCGAGCAGATGGAACGCTACTTCTTCGGCGAAGGATCGGAGCTGCCCAAGGAATACGTTCCCCCGGCTCACTGA
- the aroF gene encoding 3-deoxy-7-phosphoheptulonate synthase, whose protein sequence is MIVAMQEHASEDQIQSVTERLLELGFKVHRTTGTVQTILAGVGTPAAFDVKDFQVLDGVADAYRISSPYKLAGRSFRPEGTVLHFPNGVTVGDKEVVVMAGPCSVESREQIFSAAEKVKAAGAKFLRGGAFKPRSSPYSFQGMGLEGLKLLREVGNSTGLLIISEVMEISQIELMMPYVDVFQVGARNMQNFNLLRELGQVRKPVLLKRGIAATIEELLLSAEYILSGGNYEVMLCERGIRTFETYTRNTMDISAIPVIKKLSHLPILGDPSHGVGLRDKVPAMARAAVAAGADGLLIEVHPNPDKAVSDGAQTLFPEQFSKLMQELRVIASAVERTID, encoded by the coding sequence ATGATCGTTGCCATGCAGGAGCATGCGTCAGAAGACCAGATACAAAGTGTAACCGAGCGGCTTCTGGAACTGGGCTTCAAAGTACATCGCACTACAGGAACAGTGCAGACGATTCTCGCCGGAGTAGGAACACCGGCTGCGTTCGATGTGAAGGATTTTCAGGTGTTAGACGGGGTGGCGGATGCATATCGCATTTCTTCGCCCTACAAGCTGGCGGGCCGCAGCTTCAGACCGGAAGGCACGGTCCTTCATTTCCCCAACGGGGTGACCGTTGGGGACAAAGAGGTTGTCGTCATGGCTGGGCCGTGTTCGGTAGAGAGTCGCGAACAGATCTTTTCAGCAGCGGAGAAAGTAAAGGCTGCGGGCGCAAAATTCCTTCGCGGAGGCGCATTCAAACCGCGCAGTTCGCCTTACTCGTTCCAAGGCATGGGCCTGGAAGGACTCAAGCTGCTGCGTGAAGTCGGGAACTCGACCGGGCTGCTCATCATCAGCGAGGTGATGGAGATTTCGCAAATTGAGCTGATGATGCCTTATGTCGATGTCTTCCAGGTGGGCGCACGCAACATGCAGAACTTCAACCTGCTCCGCGAACTTGGGCAGGTGCGCAAACCTGTGCTGCTCAAACGCGGGATCGCGGCTACGATTGAAGAGTTGCTGCTCTCGGCCGAGTACATTCTCTCCGGCGGCAACTACGAAGTGATGCTCTGCGAGCGCGGTATTCGCACTTTCGAGACGTATACTCGCAACACGATGGACATCTCCGCGATTCCGGTTATAAAGAAGCTTTCTCATCTGCCGATTCTGGGCGATCCTTCGCACGGCGTCGGCTTGCGCGACAAAGTTCCGGCAATGGCGCGCGCCGCAGTTGCAGCCGGAGCAGATGGTTTACTGATCGAGGTGCATCCGAATCCGGATAAGGCTGTCTCTGACGGCGCGCAGACGCTCTTCCCGGAGCAGTTCTCAAAGCTGATGCAGGAGTTGCGCGTGATTGCTTCCGCCGTCGAGAGGACTATCGACTAG
- the msrB gene encoding peptide-methionine (R)-S-oxide reductase MsrB gives MAETKVEKVHKTEEEWRQLLTPEQFHIAREKGTEPAFTGKLYYNHDDGIYRCVACGAELFTSDKKFESGSGWPSFWLPVTPEAVETHEDNSYGMRRVEVDCARCGSHLGHVFPDGPKPTGLRYCINSASLNFEKKQ, from the coding sequence ATGGCTGAGACAAAGGTCGAAAAGGTCCACAAGACCGAAGAGGAATGGCGTCAGCTTCTGACGCCCGAACAGTTTCACATCGCCCGGGAAAAGGGTACGGAGCCGGCGTTTACCGGCAAGCTCTACTACAACCACGACGACGGAATCTACCGCTGCGTAGCCTGCGGAGCCGAGCTGTTTACCTCCGACAAAAAGTTCGAGTCTGGCAGCGGCTGGCCCAGCTTCTGGCTGCCTGTCACTCCGGAAGCCGTTGAGACGCACGAGGACAACAGCTACGGCATGCGCCGCGTGGAAGTAGACTGCGCGCGCTGCGGTTCGCACCTGGGGCACGTCTTTCCCGACGGTCCAAAACCAACCGGATTGCGCTACTGCATCAATTCCGCATCCCTCAACTTTGAGAAGAAGCAGTAA
- a CDS encoding RidA family protein, protein MSDKKAVSTKNAPAAIGPYSQAVRVGDFLYSSGQVALDPATGALVEGGIEAQTTRVLENLKAVLEAAEIGLENVVKTTVFLKDMGDFAAMNAIYAKYFAPDGVVAPARSTVEVARLPKDALVEIEVIAKLKWRGLPEIGKL, encoded by the coding sequence ATGAGCGATAAGAAAGCTGTTTCGACAAAGAACGCGCCGGCGGCCATTGGGCCGTATTCGCAGGCGGTGCGTGTGGGCGATTTCCTCTACTCTTCTGGCCAGGTCGCGCTCGATCCGGCGACGGGAGCGCTGGTTGAGGGAGGCATCGAGGCGCAGACCACGCGAGTGCTCGAAAACCTGAAAGCCGTGCTCGAAGCGGCTGAAATCGGCCTTGAAAACGTCGTAAAAACCACCGTATTTCTTAAAGATATGGGCGATTTTGCGGCCATGAACGCCATTTACGCGAAGTATTTTGCGCCCGATGGTGTAGTCGCTCCGGCCCGTTCTACCGTCGAAGTAGCAAGGTTGCCGAAAGACGCGCTCGTCGAGATCGAAGTCATCGCCAAGTTGAAGTGGCGCGGCCTGCCGGAAATTGGCAAACTGTAA
- the trpA gene encoding tryptophan synthase subunit alpha yields the protein MPIHFSSKPGLVVYLTAGDPDLPTMSEIALAAIDAGADVLELGVPFSDPLADGPVIQRASERAVKSGTKLSDVLALAAELRKNRPEVGLVIFSYFNPVLRFGLERFCAVAKEAGVDGVLITDMIVEEADEYLEHLRRHQLAPIFLAAPTSPDARLERIARTSQGFVYAISRTGITGTQQTLATDAEQLVKRLRRFTDLPVAVGFGISNAEHFATVGEFADAAVVGSAIVALVEQSTREEAPSTIARFIKGLRQPMALAR from the coding sequence ATGCCGATTCATTTCAGCAGCAAGCCGGGACTCGTCGTGTATTTGACCGCCGGCGATCCTGATTTGCCAACCATGAGTGAGATCGCGCTCGCCGCGATTGACGCCGGCGCGGATGTGCTTGAACTGGGTGTGCCCTTCAGCGATCCTTTGGCGGATGGTCCGGTGATTCAACGCGCCAGCGAGCGAGCAGTCAAGAGCGGCACGAAACTCTCAGATGTACTGGCGCTGGCTGCAGAGTTGCGAAAGAACCGCCCCGAAGTGGGACTGGTCATCTTCTCCTACTTCAATCCTGTTCTGCGGTTTGGGCTTGAGCGTTTCTGCGCAGTGGCGAAAGAAGCCGGCGTCGATGGCGTCCTCATCACCGACATGATCGTCGAAGAAGCCGACGAATATCTGGAGCATCTGCGCCGCCATCAGTTGGCTCCCATTTTTCTAGCTGCACCTACAAGTCCCGATGCCCGACTAGAGCGCATTGCACGGACGTCGCAGGGATTTGTCTACGCGATCTCGCGCACCGGTATCACCGGCACACAGCAGACTCTGGCGACGGACGCTGAACAACTGGTGAAGCGCCTGCGCAGATTTACCGACTTGCCGGTTGCTGTCGGCTTCGGTATCTCAAACGCGGAGCATTTCGCCACGGTTGGTGAATTCGCGGATGCGGCCGTCGTTGGTAGTGCCATCGTTGCTCTGGTTGAGCAGTCGACGCGTGAAGAAGCACCCAGCACCATCGCACGATTTATCAAGGGTCTGCGCCAACCCATGGCGCTGGCCCGATAA